The Brasilonema sennae CENA114 genome includes a region encoding these proteins:
- a CDS encoding 2-isopropylmalate synthase, with protein MNTTQDRIIIFDTTLRDGEQCPGATLNIDEKLTIAKQLARLGVDVIEAGFAFASPGDFEAVTKIAQVVGTQDGPVICSLARARHEDIKTAAQAIKPAAKGRIHTFIATSDIHLKYKLKKTRSEVIAIAEEMVAYAKTFTDDVEFSPEDAGRSEPEFLYQVLERAIAAGATTVNIPDTVGYITPSEFGALIKGIKENVPNIDQAIISVHGHNDLGMAVANFLEAVKNGARQLECTINGIGERAGNAALEELVMGLHVRRQYFNPFFGRSIDSEEPLTNIDTRQIYKTSRLVSNLTGMLVQPNKAIVGANAFAHESGIHQDGVLKNKLTYEIMDAQLVGLTENKIVLGKHSGRNAFRTRLRELGYELTETELNKAFVRFKEVADKKKEISDWDLEAIVIDEIQQAPDLFRVELVQVSCGSNARPTATVTLRTPEGEELIDAAIGTGPVDAVYKAINRVVNVPNQLIEFSVQSVTAGIDAIGEVTIRLKHEGRVFSGHAANTDIIVASAQAYVNALNRLYASLQKKQQQVVAKNVS; from the coding sequence ATGAACACGACACAAGATAGAATCATCATATTTGACACCACACTTCGAGATGGTGAGCAGTGTCCGGGAGCAACACTGAACATAGATGAAAAACTAACTATCGCTAAGCAACTGGCACGTCTGGGTGTGGATGTAATAGAAGCAGGCTTTGCGTTTGCCAGTCCTGGAGATTTTGAGGCTGTGACTAAGATTGCCCAAGTTGTGGGGACACAAGATGGTCCTGTGATCTGTAGTTTAGCAAGAGCGCGACACGAAGATATTAAAACTGCAGCCCAAGCAATCAAGCCAGCTGCCAAAGGGAGAATTCATACTTTTATTGCAACAAGCGATATTCACCTCAAGTACAAACTGAAAAAGACAAGATCAGAAGTAATAGCGATTGCTGAAGAAATGGTGGCTTATGCCAAAACATTCACTGATGATGTAGAATTTTCTCCGGAAGATGCAGGACGCTCTGAGCCAGAATTCCTCTATCAAGTTTTAGAGCGAGCGATCGCCGCCGGAGCAACAACAGTTAATATTCCTGACACGGTAGGTTATATCACACCGAGTGAATTTGGGGCACTCATAAAAGGGATTAAAGAAAATGTACCAAACATAGATCAAGCAATTATTTCTGTTCATGGACACAATGATTTAGGAATGGCTGTCGCCAACTTCTTAGAAGCTGTGAAAAACGGTGCCAGACAGTTAGAATGTACTATCAACGGTATTGGTGAACGTGCAGGAAATGCAGCATTAGAAGAATTAGTGATGGGTTTGCACGTCCGTCGACAATACTTCAACCCCTTCTTTGGACGTTCCATTGATTCGGAAGAACCATTAACAAATATTGACACCAGACAAATTTACAAAACATCCCGTCTGGTTTCTAACTTGACAGGAATGCTCGTTCAACCGAATAAAGCAATTGTGGGTGCGAATGCTTTTGCTCACGAGTCTGGAATTCATCAAGACGGTGTGCTCAAAAATAAGCTCACCTATGAAATTATGGATGCCCAACTAGTTGGCTTGACAGAAAATAAAATTGTCTTGGGCAAACATTCAGGAAGAAATGCTTTCCGGACACGTTTGAGAGAATTGGGATATGAACTCACAGAAACTGAATTAAATAAAGCATTTGTCAGATTCAAAGAAGTCGCAGACAAAAAGAAAGAAATTTCTGATTGGGACTTGGAAGCAATTGTTATTGATGAAATCCAACAAGCTCCGGATTTATTCCGTGTAGAATTAGTGCAAGTTTCTTGTGGTAGTAATGCTCGTCCTACCGCAACAGTCACACTTCGGACTCCAGAAGGCGAAGAATTAATTGATGCTGCGATCGGTACAGGACCAGTAGATGCAGTTTACAAAGCCATCAATCGTGTTGTCAACGTACCGAACCAGTTAATTGAGTTTTCTGTACAATCAGTCACAGCGGGTATTGATGCGATTGGTGAAGTCACTATCCGTCTAAAGCATGAAGGTAGAGTATTTTCAGGTCATGCAGCCAACACAGATATCATCGTAGCATCTGCTCAAGCTTACGTGAATGCATTGAATAGACTGTATGCATCCTTGCAAAAGAAACAACAGCAAGTCGTTGCAAAGAATGTGTCATGA
- the purU gene encoding formyltetrahydrofolate deformylase, with product MISPTATLLISCPDQRGLVAKIANFIYANGGNIIQADQHTDFTAGLFLTRIEWQLDGFNLPRDLIAPAFNAIAQPLQAKWELHFSDTVQRIAIWVSRQDHCLFDLIWRQRAKEFAAQIPVIISNHPDLKVVAEQFDIDYHHIPIIKENKQEQEAKQLELLQQYKIDLVVLAKYMQIVSGEFIVKFPQIINIHHSFLPAFVGANPYHKAFERGVKIIGATSHYVTDHLDAGPIIEQDVVRVSHRDEVEDLIRKGKDLERVVLARAVRLHLQNRVLVYGNKTVVFE from the coding sequence ATGATAAGTCCAACCGCAACACTACTTATTTCCTGTCCCGATCAAAGAGGATTGGTCGCAAAAATTGCCAACTTCATCTATGCTAATGGTGGTAATATTATCCAGGCGGATCAGCATACAGACTTTACAGCAGGGTTATTTCTCACTCGTATTGAGTGGCAGTTAGATGGGTTTAATTTGCCGCGTGACTTAATTGCACCAGCATTCAATGCCATTGCTCAACCACTGCAAGCTAAATGGGAATTGCACTTTTCTGATACTGTCCAGCGGATTGCGATTTGGGTGAGTCGTCAAGATCATTGTTTATTTGATTTAATTTGGCGACAACGTGCAAAAGAATTTGCTGCACAGATACCTGTCATTATCAGTAATCATCCTGATTTAAAAGTAGTAGCAGAACAGTTTGATATCGACTATCACCACATCCCCATCATCAAGGAAAACAAACAGGAACAGGAAGCCAAGCAATTAGAATTACTACAGCAGTACAAAATAGATTTAGTTGTCTTAGCAAAATATATGCAAATTGTTAGTGGAGAATTTATCGTCAAATTTCCACAAATTATTAATATTCATCATTCATTTTTACCAGCTTTTGTTGGAGCAAATCCCTATCACAAAGCTTTTGAAAGAGGTGTAAAAATTATCGGTGCAACCTCTCATTATGTGACTGATCATTTAGATGCAGGACCAATTATTGAGCAAGATGTGGTACGAGTAAGTCACCGTGATGAAGTTGAGGATTTGATTAGAAAAGGAAAGGATTTGGAGCGAGTTGTTTTAGCAAGAGCAGTGCGTCTACATTTACAGAATCGTGTATTAGTGTATGGTAATAAAACAGTCGTGTTTGAATGA
- a CDS encoding NYN domain-containing protein yields the protein MGFTMNRLSIFVDGNNMFYAQQKNGWFFDPRRVLEYFRHEQSDTTLINAFWYTGLKDLQDQRGFRDALISLGYTVRTKILKEYYDDSSGRYSQKANLDIEIVVDMFNTVDQYDRVVLFSGDGDFERAIELLRGKNTHITVVSTEGMIARELRNATDRYIDLNDIRDRIEKVDSQLP from the coding sequence ATGGGTTTTACGATGAATCGTCTGTCTATTTTTGTAGACGGAAACAATATGTTCTATGCTCAACAAAAAAATGGCTGGTTTTTTGACCCACGAAGAGTCTTAGAATATTTCAGGCACGAACAATCAGACACAACCTTAATCAACGCTTTTTGGTACACTGGCTTAAAAGACCTACAAGATCAACGAGGATTTAGAGATGCTCTCATTAGTTTAGGTTATACAGTTAGAACGAAAATTTTAAAAGAATATTATGATGATTCATCTGGTCGTTACTCACAAAAAGCTAATTTAGATATAGAAATTGTTGTAGATATGTTTAATACAGTAGATCAGTATGATCGAGTTGTTTTATTTAGTGGAGATGGAGATTTTGAAAGAGCAATAGAACTGTTACGGGGAAAAAATACGCATATTACAGTAGTATCAACAGAAGGAATGATAGCTAGAGAACTACGTAACGCTACTGATAGATATATAGATTTAAATGATATTCGGGACAGAATAGAAAAAGTAGATTCTCAGTTACCTTAG
- a CDS encoding ATP-dependent Zn protease has translation MSKISLNLIAISIFIMTMSSLLGPLLHISPVIPATLTFSVLGIATLDSFSLQGKGGSLLIDWIAGFSPEHRERIIHHEAGHFLVAYLLEIPVMNYTLSAWEALKQRQPGQGGVSFDDGELASQLERGTISAQKLDRYCTIWMAGIAAETLVYENSEGGADDRSKLLMVLTKLGFSESLGDQKQRFCTLQAKTLLEENWSAYQALVNSMRERATVAECQTAIAQAFDTPQIA, from the coding sequence ATGAGCAAAATATCTCTAAACTTAATAGCAATATCTATCTTTATCATGACGATGTCTAGCCTCTTGGGACCATTGTTGCACATATCACCTGTAATCCCGGCAACACTAACCTTTAGCGTTTTGGGAATAGCAACTCTTGATTCATTTAGTTTACAAGGCAAGGGTGGTAGTTTACTTATAGATTGGATAGCTGGTTTTTCTCCAGAACACAGAGAACGCATCATTCATCACGAAGCCGGACATTTTCTAGTTGCTTATCTACTAGAAATTCCAGTGATGAACTATACCCTAAGTGCCTGGGAAGCACTCAAACAAAGACAACCAGGACAAGGTGGTGTGAGTTTTGATGATGGCGAATTAGCATCCCAACTAGAACGGGGTACAATCAGTGCTCAAAAGCTAGACCGTTACTGTACCATTTGGATGGCTGGTATTGCTGCTGAAACATTAGTTTACGAAAACTCAGAAGGAGGAGCTGATGACAGAAGCAAGCTCTTAATGGTATTGACAAAATTAGGTTTTTCTGAATCGTTAGGTGATCAGAAACAGCGCTTTTGTACACTCCAAGCCAAAACGCTTTTGGAAGAAAACTGGTCGGCATATCAAGCCTTAGTGAATTCTATGCGAGAACGTGCAACAGTTGCAGAGTGTCAAACTGCAATTGCACAAGCTTTTGACACTCCCCAAATTGCCTAA
- a CDS encoding CHASE2 domain-containing protein — translation MAPEPTTLTKKNVSAANRSSKISTKAPLTVLARRSKRLARLGHLLAGVSAVGAALLAASSLNLAKFMENQAQTTFYLLRVPETPPKEIVILAIDEQSISLGEQYYKADPQKYSFFEPLQAFPFKRAAYAQVIEKLIKAGARSVAVDVVFSTPSSYGVEDDQKLRESVQRYGSKVTLAALYEESQTHQGQVMQLTQPRQMFRTGSVAIGTVNFPLEVDGKIHKLANEYSKVIDKEDALTVKMLSFDEATLRAAQVDYPPPKGDRIHFHGPEGTFNQIPFWYVLDPENWNTYLQQGKFFKDKIVLIGSTAKSDKGDDYHSVPAMGNWLYPERMSGVEVHANAIATLMQDKAITEAIKNPFIRGLFVLCLVSGCGVIIAFRKRGITRFVVSIALAISWGGISYLIFVHNLLILPTAVPVVAIAMIGLAYLGTEVSREIIRKIQLVNIMNQFPSDRVVQEIISQQDDLKDLLQKREMAVSGKILDGRYKIVKVLGAGGFSETYIAEDIKLPNNPLCVVKQLKPANSKPEQLEIARRLFSSEAQALQKQGSYKQIPQLLAYFEEDEEFYLVQEYIIGHALSQEMLPGQRLLETRVIEILQDLLETLVFVHNNNVIHRDIKPSNIIRRDSDGKLVLIDFGAVKEVTTQILDHSEQTAFTIGIGTRGYAPSEQCYGRPQYSSDIYAVGMIGIKALTGMAPHEIERDANSELKWVDKAYVSQSLSDILTKMVREDFRQRYQSASQALEALARLSSQHSERSLLQHKVGNISLEEIDTPTTPWTGISEDSSQSAVSTSLLPSRYENSIEDCQDLPTDTRP, via the coding sequence ATGGCACCAGAACCTACTACATTAACCAAAAAAAACGTCTCTGCTGCCAATCGATCGTCAAAGATTTCTACAAAAGCACCTTTGACGGTATTAGCACGTCGATCAAAGCGATTGGCTCGTTTGGGGCATTTACTTGCTGGTGTTTCAGCAGTGGGTGCAGCACTCCTGGCAGCTTCTAGCCTGAACTTGGCGAAATTTATGGAAAACCAAGCTCAAACTACATTTTATCTACTACGAGTACCCGAAACTCCTCCAAAAGAGATTGTGATTTTGGCAATAGATGAACAGTCAATATCACTTGGCGAGCAATACTATAAAGCAGATCCACAAAAATATAGTTTCTTTGAGCCACTCCAAGCTTTTCCCTTTAAACGTGCTGCATATGCTCAGGTGATTGAGAAGTTAATCAAGGCAGGGGCACGCTCTGTGGCAGTAGATGTAGTTTTTAGTACACCAAGTAGTTACGGTGTTGAAGATGATCAAAAGTTGCGAGAGTCGGTGCAACGTTATGGAAGCAAAGTGACTCTGGCTGCACTCTACGAAGAATCTCAAACACATCAAGGTCAAGTCATGCAATTGACACAGCCCCGGCAAATGTTTCGTACTGGATCTGTCGCCATTGGTACTGTAAATTTCCCTCTAGAGGTAGATGGGAAAATTCACAAATTGGCCAACGAGTACTCCAAGGTGATCGATAAAGAAGATGCTTTAACAGTGAAGATGCTCTCTTTTGATGAAGCAACATTAAGAGCAGCCCAAGTAGATTATCCTCCACCTAAGGGCGATCGGATACATTTTCACGGACCAGAAGGAACATTTAACCAAATCCCCTTTTGGTACGTACTCGATCCAGAAAACTGGAACACCTATCTACAGCAGGGCAAGTTTTTTAAAGACAAAATTGTCCTGATTGGATCAACAGCGAAGTCAGACAAAGGGGACGATTATCATTCAGTTCCGGCTATGGGCAATTGGTTGTATCCAGAGCGAATGTCAGGGGTGGAGGTTCACGCCAACGCGATCGCAACTTTAATGCAAGATAAAGCAATCACCGAAGCAATTAAGAATCCATTCATCCGTGGTTTATTTGTGCTTTGTTTAGTCAGTGGATGTGGGGTTATTATTGCCTTCAGAAAAAGAGGTATAACTAGATTTGTCGTTAGTATCGCCCTTGCCATCAGTTGGGGAGGTATTAGCTATCTCATCTTTGTCCACAATTTACTCATCTTGCCGACTGCGGTACCGGTGGTGGCGATCGCCATGATTGGATTGGCTTATCTGGGAACAGAAGTCTCCAGAGAAATTATCAGGAAAATCCAACTGGTCAATATTATGAACCAATTTCCCTCTGACCGTGTTGTTCAAGAAATCATTAGCCAGCAGGATGACTTGAAAGACTTGTTACAGAAAAGGGAGATGGCAGTATCTGGCAAAATCCTGGATGGACGCTACAAAATTGTCAAAGTTCTTGGTGCAGGTGGATTTAGCGAAACTTACATTGCTGAAGATATCAAACTTCCAAATAACCCTTTGTGTGTTGTCAAGCAGTTAAAACCAGCTAACAGTAAACCAGAGCAGTTGGAGATCGCCAGACGTTTATTTAGTTCCGAAGCTCAAGCTCTACAAAAACAGGGAAGTTACAAACAGATACCACAACTTTTAGCTTATTTTGAAGAAGATGAAGAATTTTATTTAGTTCAAGAATATATAATTGGTCATGCTCTGAGCCAGGAAATGTTGCCAGGTCAACGGCTTCTGGAAACACGAGTTATCGAGATTTTACAGGATTTATTAGAAACATTGGTATTTGTTCACAACAATAACGTTATTCACCGAGACATTAAGCCCAGTAACATCATACGACGAGACTCAGACGGCAAACTGGTTCTGATTGACTTTGGTGCCGTTAAAGAAGTCACAACACAAATCCTTGATCATTCAGAGCAAACTGCTTTCACCATTGGAATTGGCACTCGGGGTTATGCACCAAGTGAGCAGTGCTACGGACGTCCACAGTATAGTAGTGATATCTATGCAGTCGGCATGATTGGCATCAAAGCCTTGACTGGCATGGCTCCCCACGAAATAGAAAGAGATGCTAACTCAGAGTTGAAATGGGTTGATAAGGCATACGTCAGCCAATCTCTATCAGATATTCTTACTAAAATGGTGCGGGAAGACTTCCGACAACGTTATCAATCTGCATCCCAGGCGTTAGAGGCGCTCGCTAGGTTGAGTAGTCAACACAGCGAACGAAGTTTGCTTCAACACAAAGTGGGGAATATCTCTTTAGAAGAGATAGACACTCCCACCACACCTTGGACAGGAATATCCGAAGACAGTTCACAATCGGCTGTTTCTACATCTCTACTACCAAGTCGTTATGAAAATTCGATAGAAGACTGCCAGGATCTTCCGACTGATACACGCCCGTGA
- a CDS encoding SDR family oxidoreductase, which yields MQSNDKKIALVTGANKGLGFEISRQLAKQGITVLIGARDETKGKEAAEKLQAEGFDVQSIKLDVTDTSTIETVAKTVEEKFAKLDILVNNAGILGGREQLPSSVSVASVKEIFETNFFGVISVTQAFLPLLHKSPAGRIVNVSSGLGSLTQHSDPNHALYDTKLLGYNSSKTALNAFTVTLAYELKDTPIKVNSADPDSCKTDMGTDEATYTAEQGADTPVWLATLPEDGPTGGFFNSRKPIPW from the coding sequence ATGCAAAGTAACGACAAAAAAATTGCCCTAGTCACCGGGGCGAATAAAGGGCTTGGTTTTGAAATCAGCCGCCAATTAGCAAAACAAGGAATTACCGTACTGATAGGTGCCCGTGATGAAACCAAAGGTAAGGAAGCAGCGGAAAAATTACAGGCTGAAGGGTTTGATGTGCAGTCTATCAAACTCGATGTTACAGATACTTCTACCATCGAAACTGTAGCTAAGACTGTTGAAGAAAAATTTGCCAAGCTTGATATTTTAGTCAATAATGCTGGTATTCTCGGTGGTCGGGAACAACTCCCAAGTTCTGTTTCTGTAGCTTCGGTCAAAGAGATATTTGAGACAAATTTCTTCGGTGTCATTTCTGTGACTCAGGCGTTTTTACCGCTTTTGCACAAAAGTCCAGCAGGACGCATCGTTAATGTGTCGAGTGGGCTTGGTTCCCTGACGCAACACAGTGACCCGAACCATGCCTTATACGATACAAAATTATTGGGCTACAATTCCTCTAAGACAGCGCTTAATGCTTTTACAGTTACGCTGGCGTACGAACTGAAAGACACCCCCATAAAGGTCAATTCTGCTGATCCAGATTCGTGCAAAACAGACATGGGAACTGATGAGGCTACTTACACTGCAGAGCAAGGTGCTGACACTCCCGTATGGCTTGCTACACTTCCAGAAGATGGTCCAACAGGTGGTTTCTTTAATTCCCGCAAGCCGATTCCTTGGTGA
- a CDS encoding catalase family protein, with amino-acid sequence MTISKLSASEQETITDAVLADNLKSQQEKGPDLRQVHPKSHALVWGEFIVENDIPAALKVGVFATVQTYPIWVRFSNAAQAEKRGKFASDKKPNAHGLAIKLMSVEGEKVLDDEDKTQDFILLNHPVFFLRDVKGYVDLAKVASGQADPELTQAMQPSFAILQEIASKKISNPLFIQYWSTTPYKLGSQAIKFSVKPQQIEAVPDSIPDADNYLREAAVKYLDQEGQDAFFDFLIQLYVDEEKTSIENPMQEWKEEDSPFMKVATIKIPSQKFDFDERKRLDEGLSFNPWHTLPEHEPIGSVNLARKKIYQELAKYRREQIEMRLREPQPFAFTEDDPR; translated from the coding sequence ATGACCATTTCAAAATTATCTGCTTCAGAGCAAGAAACAATCACAGATGCGGTTTTAGCCGATAACTTAAAAAGTCAGCAAGAAAAAGGACCAGATTTACGCCAAGTACACCCGAAAAGCCATGCGTTAGTTTGGGGAGAATTTATCGTCGAGAATGACATTCCTGCTGCACTAAAAGTTGGCGTATTCGCTACAGTTCAAACCTATCCCATCTGGGTTCGTTTTTCTAATGCTGCACAAGCAGAAAAGCGGGGTAAGTTCGCTTCAGATAAAAAACCTAATGCTCATGGCTTGGCAATAAAATTGATGAGTGTTGAAGGCGAAAAAGTTCTTGATGATGAAGACAAAACTCAGGATTTTATTCTTCTCAATCATCCAGTCTTTTTCCTACGAGATGTCAAGGGTTATGTTGATCTTGCCAAAGTAGCAAGTGGACAAGCTGATCCAGAATTAACGCAAGCCATGCAACCTTCTTTTGCAATACTCCAGGAAATTGCTAGTAAAAAAATCAGCAATCCACTTTTCATTCAGTACTGGAGTACGACACCATACAAATTAGGTTCTCAAGCTATCAAGTTTTCTGTCAAACCTCAACAAATAGAAGCAGTTCCCGACTCAATACCGGATGCTGATAATTATTTACGTGAAGCAGCCGTCAAATATCTGGATCAAGAAGGTCAGGATGCTTTTTTTGACTTTCTCATTCAGCTTTATGTAGATGAAGAAAAAACTTCTATTGAAAATCCAATGCAGGAGTGGAAAGAGGAAGATTCACCTTTCATGAAGGTAGCTACTATCAAGATTCCTAGCCAAAAATTTGACTTTGATGAGCGAAAACGATTGGATGAGGGTTTGTCTTTCAACCCTTGGCATACTTTACCTGAACATGAACCAATTGGTAGCGTGAATTTAGCTCGAAAAAAAATTTACCAAGAACTTGCTAAATATCGACGGGAGCAAATCGAAATGCGTTTGAGAGAACCTCAACCTTTCGCTTTTACAGAGGATGATCCTCGTTAA
- a CDS encoding phosphate-starvation-inducible PsiE family protein has protein sequence MPKRIMIGLKSWFQRDTIVRNLEIFQDFIVISLCLGLFCVMLLRLGDMFFSFLHPLDLRQVTSDILFILILVELFRLLIDYLQDQRISVVAAVEITIVSALREVILRGVLEIPRDQIFGISLFLIVLGIILVVLPWMSNFFEHVKVVNNNKIEDKPTS, from the coding sequence ATGCCAAAACGGATAATGATAGGATTAAAGAGTTGGTTCCAAAGAGATACCATCGTACGTAATCTAGAGATTTTTCAAGACTTTATTGTCATCTCTCTTTGTCTTGGTTTGTTCTGTGTGATGCTTTTACGATTGGGAGATATGTTCTTCTCTTTTTTGCATCCACTAGATTTACGGCAAGTTACATCTGATATTCTGTTTATTTTGATTCTGGTAGAATTATTTAGACTATTAATTGATTACTTACAAGACCAACGAATATCCGTAGTTGCAGCAGTAGAAATTACTATTGTTTCTGCTTTGCGAGAAGTTATTTTACGCGGTGTTCTCGAAATTCCTCGTGACCAAATCTTTGGAATCTCTTTATTTCTGATAGTCTTAGGCATAATTCTTGTGGTTTTACCTTGGATGTCTAACTTTTTTGAACACGTTAAAGTTGTTAACAACAACAAAATAGAAGATAAACCCACAAGCTAA
- a CDS encoding ABC transporter ATP-binding protein — translation MKTRSNYWQLLPYIRPQWQTIVKGFIGILGYVLATLALLRYVRQFATVFGGGDLNAIALQLAIIAAVFLVRGFFQSVQDIYMAKAALRVAFHLRNKVYSHLQKLNLSYFETAKSGDLSYRLTEDVDRVGEVVHKLFHDFIPCVLQLVAIPIYMISLNWQLTLAIIIVAPLMGILIGWFGERLRRFSLKSQNRISDLSAILTEVVSGIRIVQAFAAENYETARFSREAERTMSAKYSVERLKAIQIPIVGFLEAVSALTLLFVGAAQIANDNLTVAEFFSYLTAAALLIDPIGHVTNNYNEFKQGEASVDRVFELLAVQPTVVEKPNALLLPPVSGKVEYSRVSFAYKPGEPVLKDISLLAQPGEAIALVGASGAGKTTFVNLLPRFYDATAGEIFIDGVDIRDVTLDSLRRQIGIVPQETMMFSGTIAQNIAFGQDSFDMEAVEKAASIANAHQFITQLSDGYHTWVGERGVNLSGGQRQRIAIARAVLLNPRILILDEATSALDSESEALVQEALERLMEGRTVFIIAHRLSTVRRCDRILVLERGQILESGTHEELLTLGHRYARFYAQQFSRSHEFKQ, via the coding sequence TTGAAAACCCGCTCTAACTATTGGCAGCTTCTACCTTATATTCGACCCCAATGGCAAACTATCGTTAAGGGGTTCATTGGCATTTTAGGATATGTCCTGGCAACTTTGGCACTTCTGAGATATGTGCGTCAATTTGCAACTGTCTTTGGTGGGGGTGATTTGAACGCGATCGCCCTACAACTTGCCATCATCGCAGCAGTCTTTCTGGTACGAGGCTTTTTTCAGTCCGTGCAAGATATCTACATGGCAAAAGCAGCACTAAGAGTTGCTTTCCATCTCCGTAATAAAGTTTACTCACACCTACAAAAGCTCAATCTCAGCTATTTTGAAACTGCAAAATCTGGTGATTTATCTTACCGCCTCACTGAAGATGTTGATCGAGTCGGGGAAGTTGTCCACAAACTCTTTCACGACTTTATCCCCTGCGTTTTGCAGTTAGTTGCAATTCCCATCTATATGATTTCTCTGAATTGGCAACTGACATTAGCCATAATTATTGTTGCACCCCTGATGGGTATTTTAATTGGTTGGTTTGGTGAACGGTTACGCCGATTCTCTCTTAAAAGTCAAAATCGCATCTCAGATTTGTCAGCAATACTCACGGAAGTTGTTAGTGGTATCCGCATAGTACAAGCTTTTGCCGCAGAAAATTACGAAACTGCCAGGTTTAGCCGAGAAGCAGAACGCACAATGAGCGCGAAATACTCAGTGGAACGGCTCAAAGCAATTCAAATTCCCATTGTGGGATTTTTGGAAGCTGTGAGTGCTTTAACACTACTATTCGTTGGCGCAGCGCAAATTGCAAATGATAACTTGACGGTGGCAGAGTTTTTCAGCTACCTGACTGCAGCAGCGTTGTTAATTGATCCTATCGGTCACGTTACGAACAACTACAATGAGTTTAAACAAGGTGAGGCATCTGTTGACCGAGTTTTTGAGTTGTTGGCGGTTCAGCCAACGGTAGTAGAAAAACCAAATGCTCTGTTGCTTCCCCCGGTAAGTGGTAAGGTGGAATATAGTCGTGTGTCTTTTGCTTACAAACCAGGTGAACCTGTTTTAAAAGATATTAGTTTGTTGGCACAGCCGGGAGAGGCGATCGCCCTTGTCGGTGCTTCCGGTGCAGGTAAAACCACTTTTGTCAATCTTCTCCCCCGGTTTTATGACGCAACTGCTGGTGAAATCTTCATTGACGGCGTTGATATTCGGGATGTTACCCTCGATAGTCTGCGGCGACAAATTGGAATTGTTCCCCAAGAAACCATGATGTTTTCTGGAACAATTGCCCAAAATATTGCTTTCGGGCAAGATTCTTTTGACATGGAAGCGGTAGAGAAAGCAGCTTCGATTGCTAATGCTCACCAGTTTATCACCCAACTAAGCGATGGTTATCACACGTGGGTGGGAGAGAGAGGGGTAAATTTATCTGGTGGACAACGACAAAGAATTGCTATTGCGCGTGCTGTTCTTTTAAACCCCAGAATTCTTATTTTAGATGAAGCCACATCTGCATTAGATTCAGAGTCGGAAGCTTTGGTACAGGAAGCACTGGAAAGGTTGATGGAGGGGCGAACTGTGTTTATTATTGCTCATCGGTTGAGTACGGTGAGGCGGTGCGATCGCATTTTAGTTCTCGAACGCGGGCAGATTCTCGAATCGGGAACTCATGAAGAATTGTTAACCCTGGGGCATCGCTACGCTAGATTCTACGCCCAGCAGTTTAGTAGAAGTCATGAATTCAAACAGTGA